Part of the Citrobacter sp. Marseille-Q6884 genome, GCTTCTCGTACGGCTTTTCAATGCCATAACGACGCATGACGGTTTGAATCGGCTCTGCCAGAACTTCCCAGTTGTGATCCAGTTCGTCCAGCAGATGGTCGCGGTTCACTTCCAGTTTGCTAACGCCCTTCAGGGTGGACTGGTAAGCGATCAACGCATAGCCAATACCCACGCCCAGGTTACGCAGCACGGTAGAGTCTGTCAGGTCACGCTGCCAGCGGGAAACCGGCAGTTTGCTTGCCAGATGCTGCAGTACCGCGTTAGACAGGCCCAGGTTGCCTTCGGAGTTTTCGAAGTCGATTGGGTTAACCTTGTGCGGCATGGTGGAGGAGCCAATTTCACCGGCAATGGTTTTCTGTTTGAAATGGTTCAGGGCAACATAACCCCAGACGTCGCGGTCGAAGTCGATCAGGATGGTGTTGAATCGCGCGATGCAATCAAACAGTTCTGCGATGTAATCGTGCGGTTCAATCTGCGTGGTATACGGGTTCCACTGAATGCCCAGTGATGTCACAAACTCTTCGCTGAACTGGTGCCAGTCAACTTCCGGGTATGCGGCGATGTGGGCGTTATAGTTGCCGACGGCACCGTTGATTTTACCGAGAATTTCAACCTGGTTTAACTGGCGATACTGGCGCTCCATACGGTATGCCACGTTAGCCATTTCTTTACCCAGTGTAGAGGGCGTGGCTGGCTGGCCGTGGGTACGAGAGAGCAGAGGAATATCGCGGTATTGCACAGACAGATCTTTGACCGCATCGATAAGTTTACGCCAGTAAGGCAGAACCACTTCGTCACGTGCGGTTTTCAGCATCAGTGCATGAGACAGGTTGTTGATGTCTTCAGAGGTACAGGCAAAGTGGATGAATTCGGAAACAGCATGCAGCTCCGGGATATCGGCCACTTTTTCTTTCAGGAAATACTCAACTGCCTTCACGTCATGGTTGGTCGTACGCTCAATGGTTTTGATACGTGCAGCATCTTCTTCATTGAAGTTCGCGACGATCGCATCAAGGAAACCGATTGCGTCGGCAGCAAAAGCAGGAACTTCCTTGATCGCTGCGTGCGCGGCCAGTTTTTGCAGCCAGCGTACTTCAACCTGTACGCGGAATTTCAGCAAACCGTATTCGCTGAAAATCCCGCGCAGCGCGCTGACTTTATCGCCGTAGCGTCCATCGACAGGGGAAACGGCGGTCAGTGAGGATAATTCCATAGATCACAACTCCGGGGTTAAATGAGCAAGAATTTGTTTTGCCTGAGTGGTCAGGCGATTACGAGAAAACATGAGTTGCAGACGTCCGCCACCTACCTGGTGCCAGAGCACGGCAGAACGGATGCCTGCCAACAGCGAGGCGCGTACCTTGGCCTGAACCTGCGGGCTCTGGAGAATAGCGGGTGAACCCGTGACCTGGATACGCGGGCCGAGCGGGCTGATGACGTCAACATAGATGCCCGCCATGGCGCTCATCAATGTTTCTGACTGCAAATCAAAATGGTCTAACTGGCGCTGCAAACCGTTGATTCGGTCTCCAAGCGTGTCCATCGCGCCTTTGGCCGCGGAAAGCTTACGTTCCAGCACCATCAGGCTTAGCGTGTAGCGGGTGAGTTCTGCGTTCAGACCCTGACGGCTGCTGGCGTTTAGCACACCCAGCAACGTTTCCAGACCCAGACGCAAATTGGCTTCACTCCCGCCAAAC contains:
- the purB gene encoding adenylosuccinate lyase → MELSSLTAVSPVDGRYGDKVSALRGIFSEYGLLKFRVQVEVRWLQKLAAHAAIKEVPAFAADAIGFLDAIVANFNEEDAARIKTIERTTNHDVKAVEYFLKEKVADIPELHAVSEFIHFACTSEDINNLSHALMLKTARDEVVLPYWRKLIDAVKDLSVQYRDIPLLSRTHGQPATPSTLGKEMANVAYRMERQYRQLNQVEILGKINGAVGNYNAHIAAYPEVDWHQFSEEFVTSLGIQWNPYTTQIEPHDYIAELFDCIARFNTILIDFDRDVWGYVALNHFKQKTIAGEIGSSTMPHKVNPIDFENSEGNLGLSNAVLQHLASKLPVSRWQRDLTDSTVLRNLGVGIGYALIAYQSTLKGVSKLEVNRDHLLDELDHNWEVLAEPIQTVMRRYGIEKPYEKLKELTRGKRVDAEGMKQFIDGLALPEEEKTRLKAMTPANYIGRAVTMVDELK
- the hflD gene encoding high frequency lysogenization protein HflD codes for the protein MAKNYYDITLALAGICQSARLVQQLAHQGHCDADALHVSLNSVIDMNPSSTLGVFGGSEANLRLGLETLLGVLNASSRQGLNAELTRYTLSLMVLERKLSAAKGAMDTLGDRINGLQRQLDHFDLQSETLMSAMAGIYVDVISPLGPRIQVTGSPAILQSPQVQAKVRASLLAGIRSAVLWHQVGGGRLQLMFSRNRLTTQAKQILAHLTPEL